A part of Candidatus Eisenbacteria bacterium genomic DNA contains:
- the mqnC gene encoding cyclic dehypoxanthinyl futalosine synthase: protein MTPSPWTTIDAKVRRGERLTPEEGVHLLTQAPLLELGALASEVRSKKTDPRLVTYVIDTNPNYTNLCTVDCHFCAFYRKPKANAPDAYTHDVEGVMKMMESAHRLGATTVLLQGGLNPEIPWEFYPTIVREARRRYPEITPHFFSAPEIHQMAEVSGLSIRGVLEALHEAGQRTLPGGGAEILATRVRKRISVKKGGPEAWLDVHRAAHQVGMRSTATMMYGHVETDAELIEHLGFIRELQDETRGFTAFVPWSYKRGNTPMESKVKHVAGASRYFRVLAAARLFLDNFDHIQASWFSEGKKTGQIALQFGADDFGGTLYEENVHLATGHVNKTTVAEVETLIREAGFTPAQRTTLYEIVRVGEGPEALERLSADVPLFVEGLRELPAEYPERLEGEDVSSPLVMPK from the coding sequence ATGACGCCATCGCCCTGGACCACGATCGACGCCAAGGTGCGGCGCGGCGAGCGCCTGACGCCCGAAGAGGGAGTCCATCTCCTCACCCAAGCGCCGCTGCTCGAGCTCGGCGCTCTCGCCAGCGAGGTGCGGTCGAAGAAGACCGATCCTCGCCTGGTCACCTACGTGATCGACACCAATCCCAACTACACCAATCTCTGCACGGTCGACTGCCACTTCTGCGCCTTCTACCGGAAGCCCAAGGCGAACGCGCCTGACGCATATACCCACGACGTGGAAGGCGTGATGAAGATGATGGAATCGGCGCATCGGCTCGGCGCGACGACGGTGCTGCTGCAGGGCGGCCTCAACCCCGAGATCCCTTGGGAGTTCTATCCGACCATCGTGCGCGAGGCGCGGCGACGCTACCCGGAGATCACGCCGCACTTCTTCTCGGCGCCGGAGATCCACCAGATGGCCGAAGTTTCGGGGCTCTCGATCCGTGGCGTGCTCGAGGCGCTCCACGAGGCGGGGCAGCGCACGCTGCCGGGTGGAGGCGCCGAGATCCTCGCGACCCGCGTGCGCAAGCGGATCTCGGTCAAGAAGGGCGGGCCCGAAGCCTGGCTCGACGTTCATCGCGCGGCGCATCAGGTCGGGATGCGGTCGACCGCGACCATGATGTACGGACACGTCGAGACCGATGCGGAGCTGATCGAGCACCTTGGATTCATCCGTGAGCTTCAGGACGAGACCCGTGGCTTCACCGCGTTCGTGCCGTGGTCCTACAAACGCGGCAACACCCCCATGGAGTCCAAGGTGAAGCACGTGGCCGGGGCTTCGCGATACTTCCGTGTGCTCGCCGCGGCCCGGCTCTTCCTCGACAACTTCGACCACATCCAGGCGTCGTGGTTCAGCGAGGGCAAGAAGACCGGGCAGATCGCGCTTCAATTCGGGGCGGACGACTTCGGCGGGACGCTCTACGAGGAGAACGTCCATCTCGCCACCGGCCACGTGAACAAGACCACGGTGGCCGAGGTCGAGACGCTGATTCGCGAAGCCGGCTTCACTCCCGCTCAGCGCACCACCCTGTACGAGATCGTCCGCGTCGGCGAGGGGCCCGAGGCCCTGGAGCGACTGTCGGCGGACGTCCCCCTCTTCGTCGAAGGCCTGCGCGAGCTGCCCGCCGAGTATCCGGAGCGTCTGGAAGGCGAGGACGTCTCCTCTCCGCTGGTGATGCCCAAGTAA